A single region of the Eulemur rufifrons isolate Redbay chromosome 8, OSU_ERuf_1, whole genome shotgun sequence genome encodes:
- the ZDHHC18 gene encoding palmitoyltransferase ZDHHC18, giving the protein MKDCEYQQISPGAAPPPASPGARRPGPAAPPAPGPGPAPPAASAPPRWSSSGSGSGSGSGSLGRRPRRKWEVFPGRNRFYCGGRLMLAGHGGVFALTLLLILTTTGLFFVFDCPYLARKLTLAIPIIAAILFFFVMSCLLQTSFTDPGILPRATVCEAAALEKQIDNTGSSTYRPPPRTREVMINGQMVKLKYCFTCKMFRPPRTSHCSVCDNCVERFDHHCPWVGNCVGRRNYRFFYAFILSLSFLTAFIFACVVTHLTLRSQGSNFLSTLKETPASVLELVICFFSIWSILGLSGFHTYLVASNLTTNEDIKGSWSSKRGGEASVNPYSHKSIITNCCAVLCGPLPPSLIDRRGFVQSDTVLPSPIRSDDPACRAKPDASMVGGHP; this is encoded by the exons ATGAAGGACTGCGAGTACCAGCAGATCAGCCCCGGGGCCGCCCCGCCGCCCGCCTCCCCCGGGGCgcgccgccccggccccgccgcgccccccgccccgggccccgggcccgcgccgcccgccgccTCCGCCCCGCCGCGCTGGAGCAGCAGCGGTAgtggcagcggcagcggcagcggcagcctcGGCCGCCGCCCGCGGCGCAAGTGGGAGGTGTTCCCGGGCCGCAACCGCTTCTACTGCGGCGGCCGCCTCATGCTGGCCGGCCACGGCGGGGTCTTCGCGCTCACGCTGCTGCTCATCCTCACCACCACCGGACTCTTCTTCGTCTTCGA CTGCCCCTACCTGGCCCGCAAACTGACCCTTGCCATCCCCATCATCGCTGCCATCCTCTTCTTCTTCGTCATGAGCTGCCTGCTGCAGACGAGTTTCACCGACCCCGGCATCCTGCCCCGGGCCACTGTCTGTGAAGCAGCTGCCCTGGAGAAACAGATCG acaACACCGGCAGTTCCACATACCGGCCGCCCCCTCGGACTCGAGAGGTGATGATCAACGGGCAGATGGTGAAGCTGAAGTACTGCTTCACCTGCAAGATGTTTCGGCCACCCCGGACCTCCCACTGCAGTGTCTGTGACAACTGTGTGG AACGGTTTGACCATCACTGCCCCTGGGTGGGCAACTGTGTGGGGAGACGGAACTACCGCTTCTTCTACGCGTTTATTCTCTCCCTGTCATTCCTGACAGCCTTCATCTTTGCCTGTGTGGTCACCCACCTGACGCTGC GCTCTCAGGGAAGCAACTTCCTCTCCACTCTGAAGGAGACACCAGCGAG CGTGTTGGAGCTGGTGATCTGCTTCTTCTCCATCTGGTCCATCCTGGGCCTCTCAGGGTTTCACACTTACCTCGTCGCCTCCAACCTGACGACTAACGAAGAC ATCAAAGGCTCGTGGTCCAGCAAGAGGGGTGGTGAGGCCTCTGTCAACCCCTACAGCCATAAAAGTATTATCACCAACTGCTGTGCTGTGCTCTGCGGCCCCCTACCTCCCAG CCTGATTGACCGGAGGGGATTTGTGCAGTCCGACACCGTGTTGCCCTCGCCCATCAGAAGTGACGATCCAGCCTGCAGAGCCAAGCCCGACGCCAGCATGGTAGGAGGCCACCCCTGA
- the SFN gene encoding 14-3-3 protein sigma — MERANLIQKAKLAEQAERYEDMAAFMKGAVEKGEELSCEERNLLSVAYKNVVGGLRAGWRVLSSIEQKSNEEGSEDKGPEVREYREKVETELRGVCNTVLGLLDSHLIKEAGDAESRVFYLKMKGDYYRYLAEVATGDDKKRIIDSARAAYQEAMDISKKEMPPTNPIRLGLALNFSVFHYEIANSPEEAISLAKTTFDEAMADLHTLSEDSYKDSTLIMQLLRDNLTLWTADNAGEEGGEASEEPQS; from the coding sequence ATGGAGAGAGCCAATCTGATCCAGAAGGCCAAGTTGGCAGAGCAGGCTGAACGCTATGAGGACATGGCAGCCTTCATGAAGGGCGCTGTGGAAAAGGGTGAGGAGCTCTCCTGCGAAGAGCGAAACCTGCTCTCAGTGGCCTACAAGAATGTGGTGGGCGGCCTGAGGGCTGGCTGGAGGGTCCTGTCCAGCATTGAGCAGAAGAGCAACGAGGAAGGCTCAGAAGACAAGGGCCCCGAGGTGCGAGAGTACCGCGAGAAGGTGGAGACTGAGCTCCGGGGCGTGTGCAACACTGTGCTGGGCCTGCTGGACAGCCACCTCATCAAGGAGGCTGGGGATGCCGAGAGCCGGGTCTTCTACCTGAAGATGAAGGGTGACTACTACCGCTACCTGGCGGAGGTGGCCACCGGGGACGACAAGAAGCGCATCATCGACTCAGCCCGGGCAGCCTACCAGGAGGCCATGGACATAAGCAAGAAGGAGATGCCACCCACCAACCCCATCCGCCTGGGCCTGGCCCTGAACTTTTCTGTCTTCCACTACGAGATCGCCAATAGCCCCGAAGAGGCCATCTCTCTGGCCAAGACCACTTTCGATGAGGCCATGGCTGACCTGCACACCCTCAGCGAGGACTCCTACAAAGACAGCACCCTCATCATGCAGCTGCTGCGAGACAACCTGACACTGTGGACAGCCGACAACGCCGGGGAAGAGGGGGGCGAGGCTTCCGAGGAGCCCCAGAGCTGA